The DNA window GGAGAGACCAGACAATCGGGGCAAGAAGGACCGGGGCATGCGAATGACCCGAAGGGGAACCTTTGTCCGCAAATTAGCCCCTAAGCATGGCCGCAGGCCCGCTTTTGCGGCGGCACACAGAACAGGCATCGCGCTCAAGACATGAGCCGAGGCTTCATCAATACAACTATCATTTGGAGTGGAGGAATTCCAATGACTCAATTCGCATTGAAACTGGCAGGCGCTGCAACACTCGCCATCGGCCTTCTGAGCGGCACGTCCGCATTTGCCCAATCCGCGAAAGTGACGGACGCGACAGTCGCCTTCCTGATGCCCGACCAGAGCTCGACGCGCTACGAGGAGCATGACTATCCTGGCTTCCAGGCGGAGATGAAGAAGCTCTGCGCCGGCTGCAAAGTGATCTACCAGAATGCAAACGGTGACGCTTCGCGCCAGCAGCAGCAGTTCAACTCCGCGATTTCCCAGGGCGCAAAGGCGATCGTGCTCGATCCGGTCGACTCGACGGCGGCAGCATCGCTCGTCAAGATGGCGCAGAGCCAGGGCGTCAAGGTCATTGCCTATGATCGTCCGATCCCATCGGCGGCAGCCGACTACTACGTTTCCTTCAATAACGAGGAAATCGGGAAGATGATCGCCAAGTCGCTGGTGGATCATCTGAAAGCTAAGAACGTCAAGGCCGGCGATGGCGGCCTTCTGGAAATCAACGGTTCGCCGACCGATGCGGCTGCGGGCCTGATCAAGAAGGGTATCCATGCCGGCCTCGCTGAAGGCGGCTATCCAGTGCTTGCCGAGTTCGATACGCCGGAATGGGCGCCGCCGAAGGCACAGCAATGGGCAAGCGGCCAGATCACCCGCTTCGGCAAGAAGATCCTGGGCGTTGTCGCCGCCAATGACGGTACCGGCGGCGCGGCCGTTGCAGCCTTCAAGGCAGCCGGCATCGATCCCGTGCCGCCAGTCACCGGCAATGACGCGACGATCGCCGGCCTGCAGCTCATCATCGCCGGCGACCAGTACAACACGATCTCCAAGCCGAGCGAGATCGTTGCTGCGGCTGCGGCAAATGTCGCGATGCAGTTGCTGTCGGGCGAAACGCCGAAGGCCGATACGAAGCTCTTCGACACGCCGACGCAACTCTTCGTGCCGGCCCTCGTTACCACCGAGAACCTGAAGGCCGAGATCATCGACAAGCAGGTCAACGACAAGCCGATCCAGACTGCAGAACAGCTCTGCGGAGATCGGTATGCGGAAGGCTGCAAGAAGCTCGGCATCACGAAGTGATCATATCCTCCCACCAATATCCCCGGCCGCTTGCGGGCGGCCGGGGTACCGGGAACTCATCCTGTTCCAATCATATAGAAAGGCTCGCGACATATGACTGACGCTTCCGACCAAACAGCCGCGACAGGCGAGTTGGTGCTCAGCCTGCGGGGCGTCTCCAAACATTTCGGTGCGGTGTCGGCGCTGACCGACATCGATCTCGACGTGCATGCGGGCGAAGTCGTCGC is part of the Rhizobium jaguaris genome and encodes:
- a CDS encoding sugar ABC transporter substrate-binding protein, with the protein product MTQFALKLAGAATLAIGLLSGTSAFAQSAKVTDATVAFLMPDQSSTRYEEHDYPGFQAEMKKLCAGCKVIYQNANGDASRQQQQFNSAISQGAKAIVLDPVDSTAAASLVKMAQSQGVKVIAYDRPIPSAAADYYVSFNNEEIGKMIAKSLVDHLKAKNVKAGDGGLLEINGSPTDAAAGLIKKGIHAGLAEGGYPVLAEFDTPEWAPPKAQQWASGQITRFGKKILGVVAANDGTGGAAVAAFKAAGIDPVPPVTGNDATIAGLQLIIAGDQYNTISKPSEIVAAAAANVAMQLLSGETPKADTKLFDTPTQLFVPALVTTENLKAEIIDKQVNDKPIQTAEQLCGDRYAEGCKKLGITK